A genomic segment from Dechloromonas denitrificans encodes:
- the selD gene encoding selenide, water dikinase SelD has protein sequence MSDEKPRLTQLSHGGGCGCKIAPAVLQKILAGMPPGIVPPQLLVGTETSDDAAVYQINAQQAIVATTDFFMPIVDDPFDFGRIAATNAISDVYAMGGTPLFALALVGMPVNVLPLETIGQILAGGDAVCRAAGIPIAGGHTIDSVEPIYGLVAIGLVNPDHLKRNSGAKAGDKLILGKPIGVGTYSAALKKDKLHPGDYAAMVASTTQLNTPGPVLACLDGVHAVTDVTGFGLLGHLLEVCKGSKLRGKVKFTDIPLLPRAQEFAEAGVITGASGRNWASYGQDIVFDQALGDTARHLLTDPQTSGGLLVACAPDTVTEVLSIFLQQGFSHVSVIGEVQEGQPGIEVY, from the coding sequence GTGTCAGACGAAAAACCCAGACTTACCCAACTTTCCCACGGCGGCGGCTGTGGCTGCAAGATTGCACCGGCCGTGCTCCAGAAAATCCTGGCCGGCATGCCGCCAGGCATCGTCCCGCCCCAGTTGCTGGTCGGTACCGAAACCAGCGACGATGCTGCGGTCTACCAGATCAATGCACAACAAGCGATTGTCGCAACGACGGATTTCTTCATGCCTATCGTCGACGATCCCTTCGATTTTGGCCGCATCGCTGCGACCAACGCCATTTCGGATGTCTACGCGATGGGAGGCACGCCGCTTTTCGCACTGGCGCTGGTCGGCATGCCGGTCAATGTCCTGCCGCTCGAAACCATCGGCCAGATTCTTGCCGGGGGCGATGCGGTGTGTCGTGCGGCAGGGATCCCGATCGCCGGTGGCCACACCATCGATTCGGTTGAGCCGATTTACGGTCTGGTTGCCATCGGTCTGGTCAATCCGGATCATCTCAAGCGCAATTCCGGAGCCAAGGCCGGGGACAAGCTGATTCTCGGCAAGCCGATCGGTGTCGGTACCTACAGCGCCGCGCTCAAGAAGGACAAGCTTCATCCGGGCGATTACGCCGCCATGGTGGCCAGTACCACGCAACTCAATACGCCGGGGCCGGTCCTCGCCTGTCTGGACGGCGTGCATGCCGTGACCGATGTCACCGGATTCGGCTTGCTGGGGCATTTGCTCGAAGTCTGCAAAGGCAGCAAGTTGCGCGGCAAAGTCAAATTTACCGATATTCCGCTCTTGCCCAGGGCGCAGGAGTTCGCCGAGGCCGGTGTGATTACCGGTGCTTCCGGGCGCAACTGGGCGAGTTACGGACAGGATATCGTCTTCGATCAGGCCTTGGGTGACACTGCCCGCCACCTGCTGACCGATCCACAAACCTCCGGTGGGCTGCTCGTTGCCTGCGCTCCCGATACCGTCACGGAAGTGTTGTCGATCTTCCTGCAGCAAGGCTTCAGCCATGTTTCGGTGATCGGCGAAGTGCAGGAGGGGCAACCGGGTATCGAGGTGTATTGA
- a CDS encoding heavy-metal-associated domain-containing protein codes for MEETLIKVGGMSCQGCVKNINQLLLAMPGVNSADVSLEAGEAKVVFDPAKIQRLALLEAIEDAGFDAE; via the coding sequence ATGGAAGAAACGTTGATCAAGGTCGGCGGCATGAGTTGCCAGGGTTGCGTCAAAAATATCAATCAGCTGTTGCTGGCCATGCCAGGGGTGAATTCAGCCGATGTGTCGCTTGAGGCAGGGGAGGCGAAAGTTGTTTTCGACCCGGCAAAAATCCAGCGCCTTGCCTTGCTTGAAGCCATCGAGGACGCCGGCTTCGATGCCGAATAA
- a CDS encoding putative bifunctional diguanylate cyclase/phosphodiesterase: MIFGDAANVLAGHQGGEAEYDALFDAAMAAAQVGIFIHQDGRFKYANAHLLQLIGYSADELIDRMGPLDLLVPGEQALFLQHLAEETAGISSHQYELSLRHKDGESIPVSLLGRSTRFNGRTASVASVLNISAQRAAERQARELADFDALTGLPNRRLLADRMVQLLAVAEREQGAAALIFLDLDHFKRINDSLGHSLGDELLCAVAQRLSTVVRRVDTLARLGGDEFVFALPSTHSGAAAEIARRLVEVCNEPFFVGGHELTVTASLGISLYPQDGKDAETLLKNADTAMYKAKEQGRNAFQFYASAMNTAMLERLLIESDLRRALRLNEFTLDYQPLVSLQSGLIVGVEALVRWRHPELGIIMPDSFIQVAEETGMINRLGDWVLGEACRQAQAWCDAGLPQMIVAVNVAPVQFRQAGFVEAVAGALAASGLEAGLLELEVTERTVMHDAEIHLGTLSSLNRMGVELSLDDFGTGYSSLAYLKRFPVGKLKIDRSFIRDLESDPDDRAIASTIISMGRNLRLTVLAEGVENAQQLALLRDMGCDMVQGYYFSRPLPAGEMTALLRQQPFLNKE, translated from the coding sequence ATGATTTTCGGTGATGCTGCCAATGTGCTCGCCGGGCATCAAGGTGGCGAGGCGGAGTACGACGCCCTGTTTGATGCCGCGATGGCGGCAGCGCAGGTCGGGATTTTCATCCATCAGGATGGCCGTTTCAAATATGCCAACGCTCATTTGCTCCAGTTGATCGGCTATTCGGCCGATGAACTGATTGACCGGATGGGGCCGCTTGATCTGCTGGTGCCGGGTGAGCAGGCGCTTTTCCTGCAGCACCTTGCTGAGGAGACTGCGGGCATCTCCAGCCATCAATACGAACTTTCGCTTCGTCACAAGGATGGCGAATCGATTCCTGTCAGCCTGCTGGGGCGATCCACCCGGTTCAATGGCCGGACGGCATCGGTCGCCAGTGTCCTCAATATTTCAGCCCAGCGCGCGGCTGAAAGGCAGGCGCGGGAGCTGGCTGATTTCGATGCGCTGACCGGCTTGCCGAACCGTCGTCTGCTGGCCGACCGGATGGTTCAGTTGCTTGCTGTCGCCGAGCGCGAGCAAGGGGCTGCGGCGCTGATTTTTCTCGATCTCGACCATTTCAAGCGGATCAATGATTCCCTGGGGCACAGCCTGGGCGATGAGCTGCTTTGCGCGGTTGCCCAGCGTTTGTCGACTGTCGTCCGGCGGGTCGATACGCTGGCCCGCCTGGGCGGCGATGAGTTCGTCTTTGCGTTGCCATCGACCCATTCCGGGGCTGCGGCCGAAATTGCCCGGCGTCTGGTCGAAGTCTGCAATGAGCCCTTTTTTGTCGGTGGGCACGAGTTGACCGTGACAGCCTCGCTGGGCATCAGCCTTTATCCGCAAGATGGAAAAGATGCCGAAACCCTGCTCAAGAACGCCGATACAGCGATGTACAAGGCCAAGGAGCAAGGGCGTAACGCCTTTCAGTTCTACGCCAGCGCAATGAACACGGCGATGCTGGAGCGTTTGCTGATCGAGAGCGATCTGCGGCGGGCGCTTCGCCTGAATGAATTCACGCTGGATTACCAGCCGCTGGTCAGCCTGCAGAGCGGATTGATCGTCGGTGTTGAAGCGCTGGTTCGTTGGCGGCATCCGGAACTCGGCATCATCATGCCGGACAGCTTCATTCAGGTGGCCGAAGAAACCGGGATGATCAACCGGCTGGGGGATTGGGTGCTCGGTGAAGCTTGCCGCCAGGCGCAGGCTTGGTGCGATGCCGGTTTGCCGCAGATGATTGTCGCGGTCAACGTTGCGCCGGTGCAGTTTCGCCAAGCCGGTTTTGTCGAGGCGGTGGCCGGTGCGCTGGCTGCCAGCGGGCTGGAGGCCGGCTTGCTTGAACTGGAGGTGACTGAGCGGACGGTGATGCATGATGCCGAAATCCATCTCGGTACCTTGTCGTCGCTCAACCGGATGGGGGTGGAGCTTTCGCTCGACGATTTCGGCACCGGCTATTCATCGCTGGCTTACCTGAAACGTTTCCCGGTCGGTAAATTGAAGATTGACCGTTCCTTCATCCGCGATCTGGAAAGCGATCCGGATGACCGGGCCATTGCCTCGACCATCATCAGCATGGGGCGTAATCTGCGTCTGACTGTGTTGGCCGAAGGGGTGGAGAATGCACAACAACTTGCCCTGTTGCGCGATATGGGCTGCGATATGGTCCAGGGCTATTATTTCAGCCGGCCGCTGCCTGCCGGTGAGATGACTGCGTTGCTGCGTCAGCAACCGTTTTTGAACAAGGAGTAA